Proteins from one Mesorhizobium sp. M9A.F.Ca.ET.002.03.1.2 genomic window:
- a CDS encoding DUF1272 domain-containing protein has protein sequence MLELRPNCECCDKDLPPEATDARICTFECTFCAECVEHVLGGVCPNCGGDFAPRPIRPAAMLKKYPASPKRVLKAEGCGPARKAA, from the coding sequence ATGCTTGAGCTGCGCCCCAACTGCGAATGTTGCGACAAGGACCTGCCGCCAGAGGCGACGGATGCGCGGATCTGCACCTTCGAGTGCACCTTCTGCGCCGAGTGCGTGGAACATGTGCTGGGTGGCGTTTGTCCGAACTGCGGCGGTGATTTCGCACCGCGTCCGATCCGGCCGGCGGCGATGCTGAAGAAATATCCCGCCTCGCCAAAGCGCGTCCTCAAGGCCGAAGGCTGCGGCCCGGCCCGCAAGGCCGCGTGA
- a CDS encoding HupE/UreJ family protein: MISAPIKRTFLSAILLVAAAMPAHAHVGIGTASSFTSGFMHPLSGIDHVTVMIAVGLWAALKGGKAVVAWPLAFVGVMLAGGTLGMLQVPVPFVEPGILASVMVLGLLVALEVDLPVSVGVAMIGVFAMFHGHAHGTEVPENAGGLDYMAGFAIATALLHAVGISASLGVGVRFPGLARAAGGACAAVGAGLVFGVL, translated from the coding sequence ATGATATCAGCTCCGATCAAACGCACGTTCCTCTCGGCGATCCTGCTTGTCGCCGCCGCAATGCCCGCCCATGCCCATGTCGGCATCGGCACGGCCTCATCCTTCACATCAGGCTTCATGCATCCGCTCTCCGGCATCGACCACGTGACGGTAATGATCGCGGTCGGGTTGTGGGCGGCGCTCAAGGGCGGCAAGGCGGTTGTTGCCTGGCCGCTCGCCTTCGTCGGCGTCATGCTGGCGGGCGGTACGCTCGGCATGCTGCAGGTGCCGGTGCCGTTCGTCGAACCGGGCATACTGGCGTCCGTCATGGTGCTGGGACTGCTGGTCGCGCTCGAGGTCGATCTTCCCGTCTCGGTCGGCGTCGCCATGATCGGCGTGTTCGCGATGTTCCACGGTCACGCCCACGGCACCGAGGTGCCCGAAAACGCCGGCGGGCTCGACTATATGGCCGGCTTTGCCATTGCCACCGCGCTGCTCCATGCCGTCGGCATCTCTGCCAGCCTTGGCGTTGGTGTCAGATTCCCAGGCCTTGCCCGCGCCGCTGGCGGCGCCTGTGCCGCCGTTGGTGCCGGCCTCGTCTTCGGCGTCCTGTGA
- a CDS encoding urease subunit gamma, with protein sequence MNLTPREKDKLLIAMAAHVARKRLERGVKLNHPEAIALITDFVVEGARDGRPVAELMEAGAHVVTRAQVMEGIAEMIHDVQVEATFPDGTKLVTVHEPIR encoded by the coding sequence ATGAACCTGACGCCAAGGGAAAAGGACAAGCTGCTCATCGCCATGGCAGCACACGTGGCGCGCAAGCGGCTCGAACGCGGCGTCAAGCTCAATCACCCGGAGGCGATCGCGCTGATCACCGACTTTGTCGTCGAGGGCGCCCGCGACGGCCGCCCGGTCGCCGAGCTGATGGAGGCCGGCGCCCATGTCGTCACCCGCGCGCAGGTGATGGAGGGCATTGCCGAGATGATCCACGACGTCCAGGTCGAGGCGACGTTTCCAGACGGGACCAAGCTGGTGACCGTGCACGAACCGATACGGTGA
- the ureC gene encoding urease subunit alpha, which translates to MMARITRAAYAQMYGPTVGDKVRLADTELFIEVEKDFTLHGEEVKFGGGKVIRDGMGQSQVSRAQGAVDTVITNALVVDASGGIFKADIGLKDGRIAAIGKAGNPDTQNGVTIIIGPGTEIIAGEGKILTAGGFDAHIHFICPQQIEEALMSGITTMLGGGTGPAHGTLATTCTPGPWHMARMIQSFDAFPMNIGLSGKGNASLPAALEEMVLGGACSLKLHEDWGTTPAAIDCCLSVADDYDVQVMIHTDTLNESGFVENTVAAIKGRTIHAFHTEGAGGGHAPDIIKVCGLPNVIPSSTNPTRPYTVNTLAEHLDMLMVCHHLSPSIPEDIAFAESRIRKETIAAEDILHDIGAFSIISSDSQAMGRVGEVAIRTWQTADKMKRQRGSLPQETGDNDNFRVRRYIAKYTINPAIAHGLSKEIGSVAVGKRADLVLWNPAFFGVKPDMVLIGGMIAAAPMGDPNASIPTPQPMHYRPMFGAYGKAMTNSSVTFVSKAALDAGLRGRLGVDKQMVAVENTRGGIGKHSMVLNDATPHVEVDPETYEVRADGELLTCEPATVLPMAQRYFLF; encoded by the coding sequence CTGATGGCTAGAATCACCCGCGCCGCCTATGCCCAGATGTACGGCCCGACCGTCGGCGACAAGGTGCGGCTTGCCGACACCGAATTGTTCATCGAGGTCGAAAAGGATTTCACGCTTCATGGCGAAGAGGTGAAATTCGGCGGCGGTAAGGTCATTCGCGACGGCATGGGCCAGAGCCAGGTGTCCCGCGCGCAAGGTGCGGTCGACACCGTCATCACCAATGCGCTGGTCGTCGATGCGTCAGGCGGCATCTTCAAGGCCGATATCGGCCTCAAGGACGGCCGCATCGCCGCGATCGGCAAGGCCGGCAATCCGGATACGCAAAACGGCGTCACCATCATCATCGGCCCCGGCACCGAGATCATCGCCGGCGAAGGCAAGATCCTCACCGCCGGCGGCTTCGACGCGCATATCCACTTCATCTGCCCGCAGCAGATCGAGGAAGCGTTGATGTCGGGCATCACCACCATGCTCGGCGGCGGCACCGGCCCGGCGCATGGCACGCTGGCGACGACCTGCACGCCTGGGCCGTGGCATATGGCGCGCATGATCCAGTCCTTCGACGCCTTCCCGATGAACATCGGCCTGTCGGGCAAGGGCAACGCGTCCTTGCCGGCCGCGCTTGAAGAAATGGTGCTGGGCGGCGCCTGCTCGCTGAAGCTGCACGAGGACTGGGGCACGACGCCCGCGGCGATCGACTGCTGCCTGTCGGTCGCCGACGATTACGACGTGCAGGTGATGATCCACACCGACACGCTGAACGAGTCCGGCTTTGTCGAGAACACGGTCGCGGCGATCAAGGGCCGCACCATCCACGCCTTCCACACCGAGGGCGCCGGCGGCGGCCATGCGCCTGACATCATCAAGGTTTGCGGCCTGCCCAACGTCATCCCGTCGTCGACCAATCCGACCCGGCCCTACACGGTCAACACGCTGGCCGAGCATCTCGACATGCTGATGGTCTGCCATCACCTGTCGCCGTCGATCCCCGAGGACATCGCCTTTGCCGAAAGCCGCATCCGCAAGGAAACCATCGCCGCCGAAGACATTCTGCACGACATCGGCGCCTTCTCGATCATCTCGTCGGATAGCCAGGCCATGGGCCGTGTCGGCGAAGTGGCGATCCGCACATGGCAGACCGCCGACAAGATGAAGCGCCAGCGCGGTTCGCTGCCGCAGGAGACCGGCGACAACGACAATTTCCGCGTCCGCCGCTACATCGCCAAATACACGATCAACCCGGCCATCGCGCATGGCCTGTCGAAGGAGATTGGCTCGGTGGCGGTCGGCAAGCGCGCCGACCTGGTGCTGTGGAACCCGGCCTTCTTCGGCGTCAAGCCCGACATGGTGCTGATCGGCGGCATGATCGCCGCCGCCCCGATGGGCGATCCCAACGCCTCGATCCCGACGCCGCAGCCGATGCACTACCGGCCGATGTTCGGCGCCTATGGCAAGGCGATGACCAATTCGTCGGTGACCTTCGTTTCCAAGGCCGCGCTCGATGCCGGCCTGCGCGGCAGGCTCGGCGTCGACAAGCAGATGGTCGCCGTCGAGAACACCCGCGGCGGCATCGGCAAGCATTCAATGGTGCTCAACGACGCCACCCCGCATGTCGAGGTCGATCCCGAAACCTACGAGGTCCGCGCCGACGGCGAATTGCTCACCTGCGAGCCGGCAACCGTGCTGCCGATGGCGCAAAGGTACTTTCTGTTTTAG
- a CDS encoding beta-ketoacyl-[acyl-carrier-protein] synthase family protein produces MHKRVVITGIGGLCGLGTNAPAIWGEMRAGRSAIGPIVNSELHDLKIRVGCEIRTLPDHGIDRKQVVSMDRFSLLATIAAREAAQQAGLTPQEANTYRMGTIVGVGVCGWEAIEESYRAILLEGKSRAGIFTVPKVMPGAAAGHVSMNLGLRGPVFGVTSACSSSNHAIASAVDQIRLGRADIMVAGGTDAPLVWGVLKGWEALRVLSPDTCRPFSADRQGLVLGEGAGMAVLETYEHAMARGATILAEIAGAGISGDASDIVAPTIEGPEAAMRFCLVDAGLNPEDIDYVNAHGTGTKANDQIETAAIKRVFGDHAYRLSISSTKSMHAHCLGASGALELIACVMAIREGIVPPTANFRETDADCDLDITPNVARERKVRAAISNGFAFGGTNAVLAFKAV; encoded by the coding sequence ATGCACAAGCGCGTCGTCATTACCGGCATCGGCGGCCTATGCGGGCTCGGCACCAATGCGCCCGCGATCTGGGGTGAGATGCGCGCCGGCCGCTCGGCCATCGGCCCAATCGTCAATTCGGAGCTGCATGACCTGAAAATCAGGGTCGGCTGCGAAATCAGGACGCTTCCCGATCACGGCATCGATCGCAAGCAGGTCGTGTCGATGGACCGCTTCAGCCTGCTGGCGACGATCGCCGCGCGGGAAGCCGCGCAACAGGCCGGATTGACCCCGCAAGAGGCCAACACCTACCGGATGGGCACCATCGTCGGCGTCGGCGTCTGCGGCTGGGAGGCGATCGAAGAGAGCTATCGCGCCATCCTGCTCGAAGGAAAAAGCCGAGCCGGCATCTTCACCGTGCCGAAAGTGATGCCGGGCGCCGCGGCCGGCCATGTCAGCATGAATCTCGGCCTGCGCGGACCGGTCTTCGGCGTCACCTCCGCCTGCTCCTCGTCCAACCACGCCATCGCATCGGCGGTCGACCAGATCAGGCTCGGCCGCGCCGATATCATGGTCGCCGGCGGCACCGATGCGCCGCTGGTCTGGGGCGTCCTGAAGGGCTGGGAGGCGCTCAGGGTGCTCTCGCCCGACACGTGCCGGCCGTTTTCGGCCGATCGCCAGGGCCTGGTGCTCGGCGAAGGCGCCGGCATGGCTGTGCTGGAAACCTACGAGCATGCCATGGCGCGCGGCGCCACGATTCTGGCCGAAATTGCCGGCGCCGGCATTTCCGGCGATGCGTCCGATATCGTCGCGCCGACCATCGAAGGGCCGGAGGCGGCCATGCGCTTCTGCCTCGTCGATGCCGGGCTAAACCCGGAAGACATCGACTATGTCAATGCGCACGGCACCGGCACCAAGGCCAACGACCAGATCGAGACGGCGGCGATCAAGCGCGTCTTCGGCGACCATGCCTACAGACTTTCGATCTCCTCGACCAAATCGATGCACGCCCACTGCCTCGGCGCATCGGGCGCCCTGGAGCTGATCGCCTGCGTGATGGCGATCCGCGAGGGCATCGTGCCGCCGACGGCCAATTTTCGCGAAACCGACGCCGATTGCGATCTCGACATCACGCCGAACGTGGCGCGCGAACGCAAGGTGCGCGCGGCGATCAGCAACGGCTTCGCCTTCGGCGGCACCAATGCGGTGCTGGCGTTCAAGGCGGTCTGA
- a CDS encoding urease subunit beta gives MIPGEVITANGEIELNKGQPTVTMKVANSGDRPIQVGSHYHFFETNEGLKFDRDKARGMRLDIAAGTAMRFEPGQERDVTLVPLGGKREVYGFQQKIMGAL, from the coding sequence ATGATCCCGGGCGAAGTCATCACCGCGAATGGCGAGATCGAACTGAACAAGGGCCAGCCGACCGTCACCATGAAAGTGGCCAACAGCGGCGACCGGCCGATCCAGGTCGGCAGCCACTACCACTTCTTCGAAACCAATGAGGGGTTGAAATTCGATCGCGACAAGGCGCGGGGCATGCGCCTCGACATCGCCGCCGGCACGGCGATGCGCTTCGAGCCCGGCCAGGAACGCGACGTCACCTTGGTGCCGCTCGGCGGCAAGCGCGAGGTCTACGGGTTTCAGCAGAAGATCATGGGCGCGCTGTGA
- a CDS encoding urease accessory protein UreD: MSVLNVGDVDTIEHDLTFAPPAQRVAGLAQLGCDRKGGRTHLRRLYQDGSAKIRMPAVSADPLEAVLINTAGGLTGGDRLGWEIDVGAGTSVSITTQACEKVYRAASDRAEVRVKLTVGAGGRIAWLPQETIVFDRSAFARRLDLELAAGAEALVLEATVFGRLAMGEGAADGNFHDRWRVSQDGALVHAEDFRIGPGIAATLSRSAVAGGAIAMATVLMISPRGEALLDPVRDIIGGRGDASVWSVRKSGKLLARLFAEDGYQLRKRLVPLVELLNGRAGLPKLWSL, translated from the coding sequence ATGAGTGTGCTTAACGTTGGCGACGTGGACACGATCGAACATGACCTGACCTTTGCGCCGCCGGCCCAGCGCGTCGCCGGATTGGCGCAGCTCGGCTGCGACAGGAAGGGCGGCCGCACGCATCTTCGGCGCCTCTATCAGGATGGTTCCGCCAAGATCCGCATGCCGGCAGTCTCGGCCGACCCGCTCGAAGCCGTCTTGATCAACACCGCCGGCGGGCTGACCGGCGGCGACCGCCTCGGCTGGGAGATCGATGTCGGCGCCGGCACCTCCGTCTCTATCACGACGCAGGCCTGCGAGAAGGTCTACCGCGCCGCATCCGATCGCGCCGAAGTGCGGGTGAAGCTGACGGTCGGCGCTGGCGGCCGAATCGCCTGGCTGCCGCAGGAAACCATTGTCTTTGATCGATCGGCCTTCGCCCGTAGGCTCGACCTGGAGCTTGCTGCCGGTGCCGAGGCGCTGGTGCTCGAGGCGACCGTCTTCGGCCGCCTCGCCATGGGCGAAGGCGCGGCGGATGGCAATTTCCATGACCGCTGGCGGGTCAGCCAGGACGGTGCGCTCGTTCATGCCGAGGATTTCCGCATCGGGCCCGGCATTGCAGCCACTCTCAGCCGTTCCGCGGTGGCCGGCGGCGCCATCGCCATGGCGACGGTGCTGATGATCTCACCGCGGGGGGAGGCTCTGCTCGATCCGGTCCGGGACATTATCGGCGGCCGGGGCGACGCCAGTGTCTGGAGCGTGAGAAAATCTGGCAAGCTTCTTGCGAGGCTGTTTGCCGAGGACGGCTACCAGCTCCGCAAGCGGCTGGTTCCGCTCGTCGAATTGCTCAACGGACGGGCGGGTCTGCCCAAATTATGGTCACTCTGA
- a CDS encoding acyl carrier protein, with protein MADQLAKDIIAKIKAHAEPGGEEITTNTELTSLGIHSLELTEIIFDLEEQYGIEIEMNTVDAWSNLKNVGDMVEAVRALIAKKPD; from the coding sequence ATGGCTGACCAGCTGGCAAAGGACATTATCGCGAAGATCAAGGCTCATGCCGAACCCGGTGGCGAAGAAATCACCACCAATACCGAGCTGACCTCACTTGGCATCCATTCGCTGGAACTGACGGAGATCATCTTCGATCTCGAGGAACAGTATGGCATCGAGATCGAGATGAACACGGTCGATGCCTGGAGCAACCTGAAGAACGTCGGCGATATGGTCGAGGCGGTTCGCGCGCTGATCGCGAAAAAGCCTGATTGA